In one Hippocampus zosterae strain Florida chromosome 10, ASM2543408v3, whole genome shotgun sequence genomic region, the following are encoded:
- the LOC127609237 gene encoding gap junction delta-2 protein — MGEWTILERLLEAAVQQHSTMIGRILLTVVVIFRILIVAIVGETVYEDEQTMFICNTLQPGCNQACYDKAFPISHIRYWVFQIILVCTPSLCFITYSVHQSAKQRDRRYSFLYPIMDRDYGGRDGARKLRNINGILVQHGGDGGGGKEEPDCLEVKEIPNAPRGLTHGKSSKVRRQEGISRFYIIQVVFRNALEIGFLAGQYFLYGFSVPGIFECDRYPCLKEVECYVSRPTEKTVFLVFMFAVSGICVVLNLAELNHLGWRKIKAAIRGVQARRKSICEIRKKDMAHLSQPPNLGRTQSSESAYV, encoded by the coding sequence GATCCTCTTGACAGTGGTTGTGATCTTCCGCATCCTGATCGTGGCTATCGTCGGCGAGACGGTGTATGAGGACGAGCAGACCATGTTCATCTGTAACACCCTGCAGCCGGGTTGCAACCAGGCGTGCTATGACAAGGCCTTTCCCATCTCTCACATCCGCTACTGGGTATTCCAGATCATACTGGTGTGCACGCCCAGCCTTTGCTTCATTACCTACTCGGTCCACCAGTCGGCCAAACAGAGGGACCGCCGCTACTCTTTTCTCTATCCCATAATGGATCGGGACTACGGTGGACGGGATGGAGCACGGAAACTCCGCAACATTAACGGAATTTTGGTTCAGCACGGCGGTGACGGCGGCGGTGGGAAGGAAGAACCTGACTGCTTGGAGGTCAAGGAGATCCCCAATGCCCCGCGAGGCCTCACACACGGGAAGAGCTCCAAAGTACGTCGACAAGAAGGGATCTCTCGTTTTTACATCATTCAAGTGGTGTTCCGTAATGCACTCGAGATCGGATTTTTGGCAGGCCAATACTTCCTCTATGGCTTTAGCGTGCCTGGGATTTTTGAATGTGACCGCTACCCGTGTCTGAAGGAGGTGGAGTGCTACGTATCGCGGCCCACGGAAAAAACGGTTTTCCTGGTCTTTATGTTCGCGGTGAGTGGCATTTGCGTGGTGCTCAACCTGGCCGAGCTCAACCATCTGGGTTGGCGCAAGATAAAAGCGGCCATCAGGGGCGTCCAGGCCCGCAGGAAATCCATTTGTGAGATCAGGAAGAAAGACATGGCGCATCTGTCCCAACCGCCCAACCTGGGGCGCACACAGTCCAGTGAGTCAGCCTATGTCTGA